One Pseudomonas muyukensis DNA segment encodes these proteins:
- a CDS encoding FtsX-like permease family protein, with amino-acid sequence MRPLLIAGLAWQDYRNDARLSACGVLALVAVIAPLLVLFGLKFGLVGSLTERLQRDPGVREIIPLGGGRFREAFIAELAQQPGVAFAIPRTRQIAATAELLLPAQGRGVTVEMLPTAAGDPLLQQVTPPTGLQQVVLSFTAAEKLGAGAGDQLQASFSRQQAGQVQWRQTRLQVSAVLPLAAFERDGLFAPLALLEAVEDYRDGRAVPALGWQGSAADDARQRVYPAFRLYARELGDVEPLRQFFAQRKLLVSTQAAQIAQVQSLSRNLDLVFWIIASLAVAGAVAAIAAGAVAAVERKQRELAVLRLLGFGTAALLLFVMLQALYSGLFAAALAGLLYLLAEHGLNRLFMQVPGEFASHLLPMHYLVALCAVLLASTAAAALGGWRVARIEACQGIRDV; translated from the coding sequence ATGCGCCCGTTGCTGATCGCCGGGCTGGCCTGGCAGGACTACCGCAACGATGCGCGGCTGTCGGCCTGTGGTGTGCTGGCGCTGGTGGCGGTGATCGCGCCGTTGCTGGTGCTGTTCGGCCTGAAGTTCGGCCTGGTCGGCAGCCTGACCGAGCGCCTGCAACGCGACCCCGGGGTGCGCGAGATCATCCCGCTGGGGGGCGGGCGTTTCCGTGAGGCGTTCATCGCCGAGCTGGCCCAGCAACCGGGGGTGGCCTTCGCTATCCCGCGTACCCGGCAGATCGCCGCCACCGCCGAACTGCTGCTGCCGGCGCAGGGGCGCGGGGTGACGGTCGAGATGCTGCCCACCGCCGCCGGTGACCCGCTGCTGCAACAGGTGACGCCGCCCACCGGCCTGCAACAGGTGGTGTTGAGCTTCACCGCCGCGGAAAAGCTCGGCGCCGGGGCCGGTGACCAACTGCAGGCCAGCTTCAGCCGCCAGCAGGCCGGGCAGGTGCAGTGGCGCCAGACCCGGCTGCAGGTGAGCGCGGTGCTGCCGTTGGCAGCCTTCGAGCGCGATGGCCTGTTCGCGCCGCTGGCGCTGCTGGAGGCGGTGGAAGACTACCGTGACGGCCGCGCGGTACCCGCGCTGGGCTGGCAGGGCAGCGCGGCGGATGACGCGCGCCAGCGCGTGTACCCGGCGTTTCGCCTGTACGCCCGCGAGCTGGGCGATGTCGAGCCGCTGCGCCAGTTTTTTGCCCAGCGCAAGTTGCTGGTGTCGACCCAGGCCGCGCAGATCGCCCAGGTGCAGTCGCTCAGCCGCAACCTCGACCTGGTGTTCTGGATCATCGCCAGCCTGGCCGTGGCCGGGGCGGTGGCGGCCATCGCCGCGGGCGCGGTGGCGGCGGTGGAGCGCAAGCAACGCGAACTGGCGGTGCTGCGCCTGCTGGGCTTCGGCACCGCCGCGCTGCTGTTGTTCGTGATGCTCCAGGCACTGTACAGCGGGCTGTTCGCCGCCGCCCTGGCGGGCCTGCTGTACCTGTTGGCCGAGCACGGCCTGAACCGACTTTTCATGCAGGTGCCCGGCGAATTCGCCAGCCACCTGCTACCCATGCACTACCTCGTTGCGCTGTGCGCCGTGCTGCTGGCCAGCACTGCCGCCGCCGCCCTCGGCGGCTGGCGGGTGGCGCGCATCGAGGCTTGCCAAGGAATCCGTGATGTCTGA
- a CDS encoding ABC transporter ATP-binding protein yields MIRLDEVRKTRGQGAQRYSLQVDQLHLGAGERVALVGPSGCGKSTLLDLLALVLAPDTAAGFCVGGTDVAGLWRERQLDRLAALRSRHLGYVLQAGGLLGFLDVRGNIRLPRQLLGLGDDGSVEHLAEALDVHDQLAKKPATLSLGQRQRVSCARALAHGPALLLADEPTAALDPVNAERVMQLLLREADARQVTCVVATHDEALARAAGLRLLRMSCRRDADGGVTATLARAA; encoded by the coding sequence ATGATTCGCCTGGACGAGGTGCGCAAGACGCGCGGGCAGGGTGCCCAGCGCTACAGCCTGCAGGTCGACCAGCTGCACCTGGGCGCGGGCGAGCGGGTAGCGCTGGTCGGCCCCAGCGGCTGCGGCAAGAGCACCTTGCTCGACCTGCTGGCACTGGTGCTGGCGCCGGATACGGCGGCAGGTTTTTGCGTCGGTGGCACGGACGTGGCCGGGCTGTGGCGCGAACGCCAGCTCGACCGCCTGGCGGCGCTGCGCAGCCGCCACCTGGGTTATGTGTTGCAGGCCGGCGGGTTGCTGGGTTTTCTCGATGTGCGCGGCAATATCCGCCTGCCACGGCAATTGCTCGGGCTGGGCGACGACGGCAGCGTCGAGCACCTGGCCGAGGCCCTGGATGTGCACGACCAGCTGGCCAAAAAACCCGCCACGCTGTCTCTCGGCCAGCGCCAGCGGGTCAGCTGCGCCCGTGCCCTGGCCCATGGCCCGGCGCTGCTGTTGGCCGATGAACCGACCGCCGCGCTGGACCCGGTGAACGCCGAGCGGGTCATGCAGTTGCTGCTGCGCGAAGCCGATGCGCGCCAGGTGACCTGCGTGGTCGCCACCCATGACGAAGCCCTGGCCCGCGCGGCGGGCTTGCGCCTGCTGCGCATGAGCTGCCGGCGCGATGCCGACGGTGGCGTCACCGCGACCCTGGCGAGGGCCGCCTGA